The stretch of DNA aaagTTAGTCTCTTTTAAAATTCTCTCTCATCTAAAAGTATCTATCATATTAATTTTCCCCTAATTTCTCCATTAATATATTGTATATTGTATATTTCTTGTACAAAATGtatattatataattaaaatatataataatatataatataatatatatatatataatatatggtatatatataatacataatatACAATATACAAACACTGAACTGGGAAAAAAATATCATTAATAAATATACTACGTAGAGTATAATATATATCAtgtatatattaaaaaatatacaatattatattataaaagaACTTGGGGGAACAAGGTTTTGCATTGTCAGAGAGGTGAAGAAGAATCAAATTTGGGAAATCCTTTGAGATTTTTGGATAGTGTATAGCATAGGAGTTCTAATAGAGAGAAATAATctcgtaaaaaaaaattaaaactaacaaaGGCATGTTTCTTTTGGTAAGGATATGATATGATTGATGCATAATACAAGGGGATATGATTTGATTGATGCATAATACACGAATAATTAAGGCATGTGGGTGCCTGTAGTGGTAATCAATATTAATAAATTGGAGAATTTTtacaaacaaataaggatacgtTTCAAAATAGGATTCCTCATTAATAGGGAATCTACAATATTTTTAGAGTGTATCTTTTATATTTTGTTGTAGAATTTGTAATTCTAATACAAGTTGTAGATTATGGAATATTTTATGAATTCCTAAGTAACTACGAAAATTTCCCTATCTTTTGATCGTAAATATCTGAACATTTTGTTGGCCCAGAGAAATAGCAAACTAGCCCAAAAACAAGGCCCAACTATAGTATTATTCGAGCGAAGTGCTCTAGTAGCCATTTCCAATCCTGTTTTTTAAAATATATCcataatttataatatatttaaggATGAGTCAATTCACCTAAACTTCAGGACTAAGTATCCTGAATATTTTTATCCTGAATTTGTGGCCTACTAATTTGGAATTCAAGATTTAGTATCCTAAATTTTTGAGCTACTAATTTGAAATTCATGACTGAATTTCTGAactgctaatttaaaattcagtacataaaatttaaatttttagatataATTTTTGAACTTTATGGTACAATGAGGTTTAAACTTCAAGATGTCATGTCCTGAAATTTGAGCAGATTGgttaatctttaaatacattgtaaGTTGCTACTTGATAAGTTGATATCATTTCCATCTGTTATTCATATTTCGTACCATTATGAAAAAAGATTCGGGCAAGATATGTACCTTTTTAGGAATTTAAAAAAATCGTCCTATTTTCATTTGGTATTTTGGCCTAAATATTTTGAATCGTCAATTTGCAATCAAGTTTTTTGTTTCATAGTTGAATTCATTTCTATAGTTCCATATTTAATAATGTCCGAACTAGTTTTTTCTGCATCAACGATTATCGGAataaacaagactactattttcAACGGAAAATACTTGATACaaacataatccaattaccatTTAGGAACTATTGCAAgaaaaaattaatcaaaatcaCATAAAACACCTGATCTTGAAAAGAGATTGTGAGATAATGGCTAATGGGAACAATTCTCATATGAGAATAACTTAGGTTACTTTTGTCATGTCGCTCTTAGTCACACTTAACACAACATAAAAAGATGAATATTAGATGACCATaataaaaaagggcagcccggtgcactaagctcccgttatgcgcggggtccggagaAGGGTCGGACCAcgagggtctattgtacgcaatctTACCCTACATTTTTGCAAGAGATTGTTTCCACGACACGAACTACTAACCTCCTTGTCACGTGGCACCAACCTTTGGATGACCAAAATACTGTTTAAAAACCAGATTTTGCATACCATGATCAAACATAGACGTTCAAAAGAAAGCTCTACTACCATAAAACACTCTTGAATTCTCTTTCCTCTTATTGTTATTCATATCTGATGAACTTCCATGATTCTGAATCACATGATCTTTCTGATCATCAAGATCAGCTCCTGATTTATCCAAATCCAAAGGCAGCTTCATTTTTGCTAATGATTCAGTAAACTGCTGCATACTTCTCATGTACATGTCAACTATTTGCTGCTGCATAGCTGATTGTTCTGCATCAATCTTGATTATATTCCCTAATGGAGCTGAAAATACCACATGGGGTTCTTTCCTTTCTTCGTTTTCGTTCTTAATCGAAACCTTTTTATCTATCTTTTTATCTGGTGATGAGCCTGCTGAGTTCCTGTCTTCACTTAGTGTACTTGTCAATGAGGAGCTAAGGAACCAAGAATTGTGAATACTTTCTTTTGGAGAAATATTTGAGTCATGATCATCATCAgcaatttcatcatcttcttcttcttcttctgatggATTAATTGCAGCCATTTCGTAGTCATGATTCTCGGGCTGCTGCTGTTGTTGACTGTGAAATGATGCAGAAAGTTGGAGAAATGAACCACCTAAGTCAAAATATTGGGACACCATTTCTTGATTCTCTTTAACTAAGTTGATCTCAGGAAACTCAATTCTTGAATACTCGATCGGATCAAGAACAAGTTGAGATGTGTTTCTGTCTAGTAATACAACTTCAGAACTtatagaagaagaagatgatggtgAACAAGAAGGATTATTTGATACTGAAATGGGGTTGTTGGTATTCAAGAAAAGTGACAATTTGACAGTACCAGCAGGGGAATGAAACAAATCAGTAGAAGAAAGGCTAAAATCTTGAGTGGTTTTCCCTTTAccaataattgaagaaattggTACTAAAGCAAAGCCCAAGAGTTGATCTTCCATTAGTGTTTTAGCTCTACTAAGCATCCATATTTCACATTTGAGGATCGAGTCGATTTGGGATACTTTCATGGCTAAATCTTCATTGAAATCTGGATTTTTGCCACCACCATTTATGATCCTTGTTGACATGGCTTCATCAGGATTGTAAGTTAGGGAAAATTTGGCATAAACATCTTGGTTGTCATAGATACAAATGTTGTGAATGTTCCTAGCATTGTGGACATGAATTTCAAGAATTCCAGAGAATTCAGATTCTGAATCTGTACTTATATTTGGATTGTATAGAAAACTTGTTGAAGTTTGCTTGAAGGAACCCATAAAAGGAAAATCAAGAATCTAGTTCTTTCAAATCAAGAAATGGAATAGGGGATAGGCTGATGTCTTGTGTGCTAATTTGCTATAGCtagaacaacatgaaagatcaaAAATACACATTTGATGTTGCTTTATTTGGTTCTTTTGGAGGTTTGGGAGGCAAGAACAAGCTAAAAAAATATTGTGTTAGTACATATAGCATATTACTTGAAGTGCAAACATGGCATTGGAGGTTTGGAACATTTCTTTCTGGTTTCTTTAAGGGGTGGGAGGACAAGGATTTGAGTGACTTACAATTGAACTAGAGAAGTTTCTATAGGAATTGTGTAGGTGGAAAGAAGTGAGATGTATGTACTAATATAGTATGGAAAGGGCAGAAAATAAGTACTTAAACTTCTATGCACTTAACGTGTAAATGTTTGTATACTATTTGGTCACTAAAAGATAACTACGAGTAATAATTCATAAAACATAGAATTAGTAACCAGGAAAACAAGATAGATTAATTATTTCAACAGATAAAATTACACTCTTTATATTGCCGATGTACACAAAATAAGTTCACAAAGAACTAATAGGAAAGAGCCAGCAAGATGAGAAGAAGAGTTTGTTTTTAAGTATAATAACTAACTATGAGATTttcatgtttttatttattttgactTAAACTTCTTGTTGGTTTGATTGCTTAACAGCATTTTAGAGTGAAgatctttctcaaaaatatttttaaaattttatattttggaaAAGGGGAAGAATTTTCTAAAAGGGGcatgatgaaaatgatgatgaaatgAGAAGAAGGACTAATTTTTCTTCCTCCACTTTTAAATGTTTTCTCTAGCTTTTGTGGAGTGGGTGAAAGATAGAGAGATATTTGGTTAAAGTGTGGGGTTTTGCTTTGCTTGGCATTGCAGCTTCCTTCATTTCCTATCACTACCTATTGAAAATGGAGGTCCTACCATCTCCATTTCATCATTCTTGACTCTTATTCAAAGATTCTCTTCAAAGTCTCAATAGATTTTGTCATGTGTTACAATAACTTTACCTACTCCTATTTTAAGGTGTCTTGAAATAGTTTACTAAGATTTATTGGTTTAGTTAAGAAAATATGTGATTTAAGAGGTCGTTTGGTTCGGAAATAAGTTATCTCGGATTTAATTATCACGTTATTAGTCTTTACGGAATTGTTATCCCACCCTCCCATAGGAATAAAAAGAACACTACAAGTAATCCCGAGATTAGTTATATCGTTATTTTATCAACCAAACATGGGAtaaactcatctcatatttaATCTCGAGATTAATTATCCCTTATCCCTCGTATCAAATGAGCATTAAGTATATGCAATCTAACCGTCAATAAAGTGAGTGAAAATTCATGGGGGACTAGGATTCATATCTCAACAGAGAAAAATTACTAAATGATTACTTTTCATCTGCCTAAAGCGTGAAGGGAAGAGTTGCACAGTGCTTGTATTGATCTAAAGTAGCAAGTATCCGGTGGAATAGTCGATAGGCAAGTCCGAACACTGCCATGACACTAGGTATCAGTTGATACATGTGGAGGGTTTAGATTTGTTAACACAGAGATTTAAGGGTTGATCATGTAGCTAAGAGTTGATCAGTTTCATCCATTTCACTTTATATATCCATCTACTAACTACTAGCAATCATCATAGTGAGTAAATCATGGACATGCAAGAATTACTCCATGAAAATCACAGTAAAAGGAAGGTTGAATTCTTAGTGCTGAATCTTGTTAGATCTAATGTGATGAGTAAAGATGTTGGAAccaaaaagaaaagataaaagatGTTGCAGTTCAATAAATGTCAAGCCAAGAGTTGAACTAAACTCAAGGGCACCCATGTGCACAAAGCAACTAGCGTTCACGTAGGTTCGGGGAAGGGTCATACCTCAAGAAGCGTGATATAGACAGCCTACtctaatacaagcattagtggttgcttccacggctcgaaccggtgacctataggtcacatgaAAAGATAACTTTATTGTTAACTAAACTAAAATCCATTAATTTGAATGATCCATCCTGGAAAAGGCACTATGAGAATATTCAATTAGAATCTGCCCAAAACTGGTAAATGTGTGGATAAAAAGGCCACTCACTTCAAAGAAATTAGTACTGCCATTATTAAAAATTAAACAAATGGAACATATTTACAGATCTTTCTGAATCCTCCATCCAATGCTATCTTAATATCTGAAGCAGATAAGAGAATTGAATAAGATTACTAAATGTCAAGAATCTAAAGACAACTATGAAATTCACCTAACAATgtacatttattggggaaataAGGAGTTCTCTTTCCCCTTTGTCAAGGATAATAAATATCTGGAAATAACAACAGGGACATGAACATGGTTCATCCCATTTTACCAGTAAACAATTATTTTACAAACAAGAGAAGTTAAATACTGTACATGGGTGCGCGATTCATGAAGTGATCTTTAGGGTTGTCTAGGAGCACAACTCACTTCCGACCCATCCTAACCAAACGCTGCTGGTGCTTCTCAGCGGCCGCCTTATCAGCAGCTTCACGCTTCAGTGCCCTCTTTGCACGCCGGCCAACAAGTTCTTTAGGAACAGCATCCTCCTTCTTCTTAGGCTCGCGAGAGGGACCAGCACTGGATTCCTGAGAGTTTGGTCGATAAACAGGCCTTGCTTCTTGCCTTCCTGCACTGACATATCCATTATCACCCCATCGTCTATTGCCTATACGGAGTCTCGATGAACTACTAACGAAATAATCTTCTGctaaatcttcttcttcttcataatcGTACATGTACAAGTCATCCATATCATCATTAACCTCCGCCCTTTCCTCCACAATCAAAGGTTTAAACCATGATGCCCTGAGGAGAAGGCAAACACTCTCCTCAAACATGTAGTCCCGAAGGCTGTTAAAATGGACAAAAAATGGACAAACAATTATTACACATGAGGATAGAAGTCACCAGCTGCAACAAAGGAATTAAATCCAAAGAAGTATAATAGATGGTGAACACAGAAACAACAATGCGCCAAGTCAATATGTCAAAGCAAAAAAGAGAACTGGAAAAATAATTTGATCTCCGAATCATTATTACTTATAAGGCGAGAAGTCACCAGCTGCAACTAAGAAAATTTTTTTCTAGCCAAGGAAATCGAAATCCAAATAAAGTATAGATGGCAAAAACAGATGCAACAATGCATCAACATGCAAAGAAAAACCACTAGACAAGTTTGGTCTCCAATACAGCCTACAAAGCTTCTTTTTTTGTTATCAATACAACCTACAAAGAATTCATATTTTGTAAAGAAAACCGTGAAGAATAGTTAATATCATGACAACAACACATCCTTCTTATTAATTAGGGAATGTTGAAATTAGTCAGGCTCATCCTAATGTTTTAGGTGTCTTTGCAAGGTAAAGGGACAAGATTAATTTGAACACCTTCTGAATCACCAAGAGATATGAGACAATGTAAAAGGGTAGAAATTTGATAGTTACTTGATGCACAACCTGAGCTTGGTAAACCAAGTACAGGAATATTCTCTAGAGATCAACTTGTTCTGGCATATTAAATAATGGGAACTTGCTATGAAATCGAGCAGTTATCTGAACCTCTAGATTAAACTCTCAAGGGAAaggggccaaatatacccctctactttagTATATTGTTTATATCTACCCTTCATTATACTATCGGGTCACATCTACCATTACCGTTagccaaactttttaaaaataccctCCACCTAACGGAAAGCCACCAAATTAAAAAAATGCCTATTTTTTAAAAACTCATTAATAACCTGTTAAATCTTTTTTATTTACTGCACTTCTTCCTTACAGATTAGTCATCTCCTTCGTAGTTGAACTTAAGACGTGAAAGACAAAAATACCGACAATcatatattcatttatatattgAGTCACGATTCTTTTAATATCCTTATTGTATGTTTATTATATTTTaccttttcaatttttttttcttctagcttttctctttgttttttccCACCATGCAGAATTGTGCCGAGTATTCACCATGATTTTTTCCCACCATAACGTGAATATTTATAGCATCTTATTAGGTTGACAATTATGAAGTCTTAAAGCAACTACCGAGCTATTTCTTCCTTCAACAATGAGCCTTTGTTGATGAGTACTCACGCACCATATTTTCTTAGTCTGCTTTAAGCATTTGAGCAACGAGTAATTATCGCCAAATCACGCCTTATGAATCAAAGTTAGATTTCAAGCTATGGGATGGGATACTCATAATTCTTAGTAACAACTGAACTTATAAggaacaaaaattagaaaataattagAGGAGATTCAATTTAATATCAAGCTAGAGTCTACGAAAATCAtcaaagaatgaaagaaagtacACCAACAAGTTGGAAAGTAACTTAACAACCTAAGTACACTAACTTCATGCATTAACCAAACAAAATATTGATTATATATCAGTTGTTACTGACATACAAACTAACTATCAAGTGTGCATTGCATTAGACAAAGGGATGCCATATTATAACCACAAAAAATACAACCAAAAGTGATAACATGACATCCTAACGCCACCATGAACTAAgaaccaaaaatataaattcttacTAATCCTACTTCCGCCATTATTCTCGATCTCTCTCTAAATGAATAAAATGTGTTAAGACGTCTCAGAAATCAAAGTtccgtatttttatatgatgggTTTAACGGGTTATGGGttaatgaattttttttaaaatgattattttattaatttggtGGATTCCGTTAGATaggggtatttttaaaaagttttgttAACGGTAAGGGTAGATATgtcccgatagtataacggaggttagATGTGAACAATATaccaaagtagaggggtatatttggcccttttcccaaCTCTTAATAATATGCTTCACAAAACTTCACCTCCCTTCCTCCCTCCCTCTAGAGATTTCACCATGCCCCAACCAAAGCAAAGAAAAGGCAACTCATATCCCACAACTTTAAAGGTGTTGCCCCTAAGGAACTAGCCTTCTAGAAATTGAAGGGTTGAAGAACAACATTGGGACCAAGGTTCGACCACCATGAATTATTCCCATTAGCCTAAATCTAGGGAGTCATTGTATCTGGTGTCTGTGCTAATTGAGAGATTGTAAGCAGGGACAATGctggaaaaaaaattcaaatttgaaGGTGAAGTTACCAAGGTAATTGCTCTGTACAAAagatattggaaaataaaatcgaTATGTTATTCCGGCAAATAAGGCAATGACATATTAATGCAGATAACAGTGTTAATGAGATACCACATAGACCGAGTTATTAGCATCATGATGTATCACAAAATTTAAAGGAAAGAAAGATTACTCAAAACTGATTAGTTACCTTCCATCAAGTGCGCGATGGATGTAGATAAAGTCAAATGGATGCTTACACTGAGGGCACGTTGGTTCCTTTTTATAGGTTGCCCATCGAAGGATACAAGTCACACTGAACAATAAAAGGAGAAACATATTATCAtcacaacattttcctttaattacaaagaaaagacacGTAAAGGacacaattttaaaaattaatgcAAACCTTAGAAATTAGAAAATCAATACACCCTTAAAATGATGGGTTTCCTAGAAATAAAGTAGTCAGAAATAAACATATATCAAGCAGAAGCACGGCAGTCACAAAACCATAATATTTGATATCTAGCACACACTAATAGGTGAACCATGCAATCACAAGAACCTATCATAAACAGAAGCCGAAACACATTACAAGGCCACATTTCACAATATCCAAAAAAAAGTATCTGTGTGACCACTGGGATAGACATTTTGGGCAGTGGATAAGGTAGGATGCTGGTGAAGAAACCAATAACAGAGACCACCATAAAACATAGCTTGTATTTATGACTGAGGACTATGGGGAAACTACACGACACATTACTTCTGCCCCAACCCAAAAATATACAGTAGTGTATGCAAAAGTAAAGAATCCTTTTCATATTTTCCTTACCTCACCACTGCACATCTCCAGTGCACCCGTCTCCATGAAAGTTTGGATTCAAAAAATGTAAGAATGTCATAGCAGTAACCAGACCAAAAAATGCAAGAAAAGTCTCTTTTCCTTCTCTTTCCCCGTCTCGCAATTAAAAGAGTTGCTAAACAGAATTAGCACCCCTGACATATATGATTGTCTCCATAAAAGTTTGGATTCAAAAAATGTAAGAATGTCATTGCagtaacaacaaaaaaaaaatgcaaGAAAAGTCTCTTTTCCTTCTCTTCCCTGTCTTGCAGTAACCTGACATATATGATTCTCCCCCCTCACTATTAACCTCCATTTACTGCCATTTTGATCTCCATTATAACAAAATAATTGTAACATCATCTAAGTGGATATTTAGGTGCAAAACCAAATTAACGTGATATATTTATCTAAAACAGGAATGAACAGAACCGAATCAAGTGTCTGCTGATCAAATGGCAGTAAACAGACAAAAGAGAATGGTTGGTTAGACAAACCAGTAAGCATGCTCGCAACCTTTTACCAGGGCAGTTTCTTCAAGCATTATCTTATTCAAACAAATAGCACAAATCCCATGATGGTTATTCTCGCACCCAACTCGGTGTGTTTCCTCAGCTGTGCTCTTCATTTTCTTCTGAAAGGAAATCCCATATCAATCAATGGAACCCATATAGTGAACCCCAATATCGCATCTAAACTCAATCCACACAAGCATAAGATAGAAACAGAAAATTCCGAGCTATTGTAAATTCACAACGCAAAAGATATAGTTAGTTTAGTACGCCCAAATAGAAAGGTTATATAGTCTATTAGACAAGTTACTAAATATAACGCATTGCCATTCAAATTAACCAATTTTCAGCAGTTCTTTGCACACAATTACTACTCCCTTCCATTATAAGCTGTCCAGATAAAAGGCCTACTTTATGATAACAAACAAGTAGCATATACAAGAAACTCCGGGAACCACAACAAGCAGAAACTTGCAAATCGACTAAAAGACAAAAGTTCCAACTTTAATCAAATCTCATAATCACCTTGCCATAACTAACACTCTTCATCAAATAAAATCAGATGAATAGTGTCAACTCAAGATATTCTAACAATTCCCGCTTCTCTCAAAAACTCGTGAAAATTTACAACAAGCATCAATTATCATCACAAAACTAACCCATCACACAAATCTTCACTCAACTACGTTGATCCTCCTCCCAGGGATTTGGACTAGTGATAAGAGCACAATTTGTTATGTGTGGGTTAGGCGCATGTCAATGGTTCAAACCTTGTTGTAGACAAAAGCCTAGTATCTAAATGGAAATTGGTAGAGGGGTTGGCCTGAGTTTCTAACAGTGCGCCACTGGTCATGAGGGATTTCTCAGTTATAAAAAAACTACACATTGATCCCAATCTAGTCTAGCATATGTTTCCTTTTCACATTTAAATCCTATATATCCTTTATTCCGATACCCATCACACAAATCTTAATTCAGATTAACAACTAAACTTCCATAATCTAACACTCCAATCTACTAGATAGAAAATCCAATTTTGTTGGAGGAAAAATTACTCAATAGAAACAGCAAAATTACCAGATCAATAAAGAATAGACCCTAATCCAAGGAAGCGTGATACTCAATTActtaaatataatcaaaatcatcTCAAGGAAAAACTGAATTTTGGATCAGATAAAATATTCAAACAGACCCAGCTAATAATAAAGTAAAAACAGCCCAAAGAACACAATGGGTCAGCAATTACCtcaaaataatcaacacccacataattatttcaaataaaaattGGATCTTGAACCACAATTAACACTAAAACAAACCAACAAAATCAAAAACTAGAAATAACCAAaaaaaacaataaataacaaAAGAACCCCAATTTACCTGAGGTTCAATGGATAGATCTTGAAGTTCGTTGACGAGTTGTTGACATTCAAACTCGACAACTGTGGCCATAAGGTAAAGTTAGGGTAAGGTTTAAATAAAGAAACTAAGAGATAATTATATACTCTACCGAATAGTTTCAGTATATATAAAAATGGAGAAAATTACAGGAAAAAGAAGGGTGTGGGGCGGGGGGGAGGAGGGGAAGATTGATTCTGAAGGATAATTCTTTGATTCCAGAGGAAAGTGGAGCTTCGAACAGGGGGACGAAGCCAACGCGGATCACATACAAAGATCAACTTATACAATGTCCCACGTAATCCACCTAAACCAGCCACCCCTAACAACCCCCTACCCTCACAACCCTACCCCACCAAACAAGAAAAATTGGGGATCACAATTTTTTTTTGCTGATTTTATAAGGGGGGAAAAAAGGTGAAAGTTGTATTATTTGAAATCGGacaattttatcattttttaaacttttggttttatttatttttctcaaaaattttACACATGTGAAATCTATTAATTTTATGCTAAATTCTTAATGTCCAAGCAAATATGAATGACTTGccaaatttgaaaaataaatcaTTTTATAAATGATAAAAGTTATCTGGTTAAAATACGGATAGGATATCTATACATATAATACTGAATCACTATTGGATATGTGATATATATTACCCCAAAAAAAAATGTGATATACTCCCGCcgttatttttaaaaatatttcttaaTTTTAACAAGTATAAAATAATGAATATCTgttaaaaataaaatgaataacaAAATTCAATTATATGCCTCCTGTAAAAAAATTCAACACAAATAAAAGAACATCAaatgatttataaacaagcaTTAGTAAATAAAAATGCTCAATATCATCATGTATTATAACTTTTGGGattctatttttaaataattatattcatTTACTTTCTGGTTCATTCTTTTTTAAAATCATTTGATATAAAAAAATCACCTATTTGTTAATTTAGATTTGCGTTGAATAGGCTAGAAGTTCTCCCATCCAATGACTAAAATAGATCTCTAATTAAGGGTGAACGTGGATTATTTGCTGACTTCTAACTATCAACCCATGTTGAGACTTAGAAAATTGAGAAACTTCTCTAAATTTTATTGTCCACATGTTTTGTTTACTGAAATTGGGCTTGGATTGACTCTAGTATTGACATACTTTGACTGGGCCATTTGCATTAGGCCTATAGCATTGAAAAGTTATTTTTGGGCTTCATTGGGCTTTTCTCTTCgaaaaaatgacactgtataatcgctgtaaaaataataaccgaaaaaatatataaaatttatatatatatatatatatattatgtgtgttatatataaattttatacactttttcggctatcagatataaattatttttggcgGGCCAAAAGTGATAATACCCATTTCTCTTCTACTTTTTCTTAAAGCCCACACTTTAAATTTGTATATTGTTTATGTTTTCTACATCTATACAATTAACATGCCCACATTTCTCACACGAAGGAAAGAAAATGAAGTCCAACTGTAGAAAATGGATGCAAAGATACTTTCCAACGGTGGTTTTCTAAATTACTAGACTGTTTTGAGTTAAATATATAATACGTTTATTTTTTTCCAGGAGAataagtataataataataattattattattattattttattattaataacAACATTCAACCCAATCACCACATGAACAAAGGAGTTAAATAGAGATATTATCCGCTCTAATCTAATCTTTAAGGCCTCACAGTTTTGTCCCTCGGGGCTTTAACCCAAAAGGAGCTTCAATAGTTAGAATCCTCAACTCGCTCTTTTAAAGACAATAATTCTCACCCTGCACTGTGATATATTTTCTTtgcttcaatttatgtgaacctatttaacTGGATACGGagttaagaaaaaagagaagactttttgatgagcgcaaaacacacacttaaatatgctcgctagtcgaatataatataatataatatcgtatccacatggattggagttaaacagtattatcataGTTTATAGCTAgcttgctatccaagatgatcaacaattgagatttatatgattaataatataatttaactaagaatctaaaatctacaacTATTGACTAGTGattatcgaaacaaggaataagcaattaAGGTTATCAATAGAAGAGGATAGGGTTTTGAcagaataagtgcaagataattattcgggatctatctctagataattcactttcaATGTTCAAGTAAGTCTcccgaattcactctattattagttcacacgtttagcaaaaactcctctctcgattaagtcttaacctcacgaaatgaaccaaattaagcactgtgaagatatgaAAGAATGCGTAGTGGGTCGGTCTTTAGGAAAAcatctttcgattattctcctaactagatttaatcaatgattcaattagcctctttcgattacttagaagaatctatgaactcaaccaacaatataatacaaagatatcacaagttatgcctctttcgatt from Nicotiana tomentosiformis chromosome 11, ASM39032v3, whole genome shotgun sequence encodes:
- the LOC104115903 gene encoding uncharacterized protein isoform X2, with translation MATVVEFECQQLVNELQDLSIEPQKMKSTAEETHRVGCENNHHGICAICLNKIMLEETALVKGCEHAYCVTCILRWATYKKEPTCPQCKHPFDFIYIHRALDGSLRDYMFEESVCLLLRASWFKPLIVEERAEVNDDMDDLYMYDYEEEEDLAEDYFVSSSSRLRIGNRRWGDNGYVSAGRQEARPVYRPNSQESSAGPSREPKKKEDAVPKELVGRRAKRALKREAADKAAAEKHQQRLVRMGRK
- the LOC104115904 gene encoding uncharacterized protein; this encodes MGSFKQTSTSFLYNPNISTDSESEFSGILEIHVHNARNIHNICIYDNQDVYAKFSLTYNPDEAMSTRIINGGGKNPDFNEDLAMKVSQIDSILKCEIWMLSRAKTLMEDQLLGFALVPISSIIGKGKTTQDFSLSSTDLFHSPAGTVKLSLFLNTNNPISVSNNPSCSPSSSSSISSEVVLLDRNTSQLVLDPIEYSRIEFPEINLVKENQEMVSQYFDLGGSFLQLSASFHSQQQQQPENHDYEMAAINPSEEEEEDDEIADDDHDSNISPKESIHNSWFLSSSLTSTLSEDRNSAGSSPDKKIDKKVSIKNENEERKEPHVVFSAPLGNIIKIDAEQSAMQQQIVDMYMRSMQQFTESLAKMKLPLDLDKSGADLDDQKDHVIQNHGSSSDMNNNKRKENSRVFYGSRAFF
- the LOC104115903 gene encoding uncharacterized protein isoform X1, whose protein sequence is MATVVEFECQQLVNELQDLSIEPQKKMKSTAEETHRVGCENNHHGICAICLNKIMLEETALVKGCEHAYCVTCILRWATYKKEPTCPQCKHPFDFIYIHRALDGSLRDYMFEESVCLLLRASWFKPLIVEERAEVNDDMDDLYMYDYEEEEDLAEDYFVSSSSRLRIGNRRWGDNGYVSAGRQEARPVYRPNSQESSAGPSREPKKKEDAVPKELVGRRAKRALKREAADKAAAEKHQQRLVRMGRK